One genomic segment of [Phormidium] sp. ETS-05 includes these proteins:
- a CDS encoding CHAT domain-containing tetratricopeptide repeat protein produces the protein MANLQRLAISSLTFLSLPLLSPLTLPAVAQELKPISPNYIAQAEPAQTPGDRAFAEGMALFRQQTPESIRAAIQKWEEALTLYQQEGNQVQEGNTLSNIGAMYFILQDFDTALSYYNRALSLQQQIDDKSGTAFTLNKIARLYEEQGDSQKALDYYSQSVPLFDNEEDKPVLADTLNTIGFLQLRSRDFTAALESYNQALALHQEIGNLKGAALSLLGMGRIKDQLGEKQTALEYYNQALTLRRQLGDKGEESLLLGNIGKVYSDLGEKQTAIDYYNQALTIQQEIGDKGPAATILNNLGRVYESIGDWQAALNHYQQSLSLLREVGNQRFEAFTLSNIGSVNSTIGEKQTALDYYNQAANILRELGDKSSLASIINNMGAVYDDLGDKKTALEYYTQSLTLLQEVGDKTREAGTLNNIGYVLNALGDRQKALEYYNRALPLYQEIGYKEGVAITQSNIGFVYLELADNQQALEYLNQALVLERELGNKRGESITLGGLGLVYFRLQDFPTAIDYYNQSLPLARQTGDRDATANTLYNLAGVARAQGKLPEGITYIEEAIKIVEDLRRKVDNSELRASFFAEKYNYYELYIDMLMQLHRQQPLAGYDTKALQASESSRARTLLELLTEANADIRSGVDAKLRLQEITLQEKVNATAQQQVEILSAAHTPEEANAIQKELDQLLRELDGVRAEIRKTSPRYAALTQPQALNLGQIQALLDDNTLLLQYSLGETRSYLWAVSKTEITSYEIPARKEIETAARNFLDAITAPALRMRKQRAVEAAQKLSGLILAPVADKLGEKRLVVVSDRALHYIPFTALSLPGTNEPLIVKHEIINLPSASTLVILRQETSQRPQASKTLAVIADPVFGPSDPRVQGGSNSNSHQSNSAPTIVSNAARDVGISGELARLPNTRNEAQNILTLVPEADNFSAFDFAANRQAATSEQMANYQILHFATHGFFNSQNPQLSGLVMSLVDEKGQPVDGFLRLHDIYNLNLAANLVVLSACQTGLGEVIKGEGIFGLTRGFMYAGTPRLVASLWSVDDAATAALMSKFYREMLQNQMPPAAALRSAQLEMLQSEQWDLPYYWAAFGFQGEWR, from the coding sequence ATGGCAAACCTCCAGCGGCTGGCAATTTCCAGCCTAACTTTCCTGAGTCTCCCACTCCTGTCCCCCTTAACACTTCCCGCTGTGGCACAGGAACTCAAACCCATTTCCCCAAACTACATCGCCCAAGCCGAACCGGCCCAAACTCCAGGCGATCGAGCATTTGCCGAAGGAATGGCCCTATTCCGCCAACAAACCCCAGAATCAATCCGAGCCGCAATTCAAAAGTGGGAAGAAGCCCTCACCCTTTACCAGCAAGAAGGTAATCAAGTCCAAGAAGGTAACACCCTCAGCAACATCGGGGCGATGTACTTCATTTTACAAGACTTTGACACCGCTTTATCCTACTACAACCGCGCTCTATCCCTGCAGCAACAAATAGACGACAAAAGTGGCACCGCCTTCACCTTAAACAAAATTGCCCGACTGTATGAAGAGCAGGGAGACAGCCAAAAAGCCCTGGACTATTACAGCCAATCCGTCCCCTTGTTCGATAACGAGGAGGATAAACCAGTTCTGGCGGACACCCTCAATACTATTGGCTTCTTACAATTGAGGTCGAGAGACTTTACCGCTGCCTTAGAATCCTACAATCAAGCTCTCGCCCTCCACCAGGAAATCGGCAATTTGAAAGGCGCGGCTCTCAGCCTCCTGGGTATGGGGAGAATCAAAGATCAATTAGGAGAAAAGCAAACCGCCCTAGAATACTACAACCAAGCTCTTACCCTGCGGCGGCAACTGGGGGATAAAGGAGAAGAATCTTTGCTTCTTGGCAATATCGGCAAAGTTTATTCTGATTTAGGAGAAAAACAAACGGCGATCGACTACTATAATCAAGCCCTCACCATCCAACAGGAAATAGGGGATAAAGGCCCCGCCGCCACCATCCTGAATAATCTGGGCAGAGTCTATGAAAGTATCGGCGATTGGCAAGCCGCTCTCAACCATTACCAGCAATCTTTATCGCTGTTACGAGAAGTAGGGAATCAGCGGTTTGAAGCCTTCACCCTCAGCAATATCGGCTCGGTGAACAGTACGATCGGCGAAAAACAAACTGCCCTAGACTACTACAACCAAGCCGCCAATATCCTCCGCGAACTAGGGGATAAAAGCAGTTTAGCTTCGATTATCAATAATATGGGCGCCGTGTATGACGACTTGGGGGATAAAAAAACTGCCCTAGAATACTATACCCAATCTCTGACCTTGTTACAAGAAGTGGGAGATAAAACCAGAGAAGCGGGCACCCTGAATAACATCGGTTACGTCCTGAATGCGTTGGGAGACCGGCAAAAAGCTCTAGAATACTACAACCGCGCTTTACCTCTGTACCAAGAGATAGGTTACAAGGAAGGTGTGGCCATTACCCAGAGCAACATTGGTTTTGTTTACTTGGAACTAGCAGATAATCAACAAGCTCTAGAATACCTGAATCAAGCCTTGGTTTTAGAGCGGGAACTGGGTAATAAACGGGGAGAAAGCATTACTCTGGGTGGTCTCGGTCTGGTTTACTTTCGGTTACAAGATTTTCCCACTGCTATTGATTATTACAACCAATCTCTGCCCCTGGCTCGCCAGACTGGGGACAGAGATGCTACGGCAAATACTCTGTATAATCTGGCAGGGGTCGCTCGCGCTCAAGGAAAACTCCCGGAGGGGATAACTTATATTGAAGAAGCGATTAAAATTGTAGAAGACTTGCGCCGTAAAGTCGATAACTCGGAATTACGCGCCTCGTTTTTCGCCGAGAAATACAATTACTATGAACTTTACATCGATATGCTGATGCAGTTGCACCGGCAACAGCCCCTGGCAGGATATGATACTAAAGCCCTGCAAGCCAGCGAAAGCTCTCGCGCTCGCACCCTCCTAGAACTCCTCACGGAAGCTAATGCGGATATTCGGTCTGGAGTTGACGCCAAATTGCGGTTGCAAGAAATCACTTTACAAGAGAAAGTGAACGCCACAGCGCAGCAACAGGTAGAAATCCTCTCGGCAGCACATACACCAGAGGAAGCTAATGCGATTCAAAAGGAATTAGACCAACTTTTGCGCGAATTAGATGGGGTTCGCGCTGAAATCAGGAAAACCAGTCCCCGTTATGCGGCTCTGACTCAGCCCCAAGCTCTGAATTTAGGGCAAATTCAGGCGCTGTTAGATGATAATACCCTGTTGCTGCAGTATTCTTTGGGGGAAACTCGCAGTTATTTATGGGCAGTATCCAAAACGGAAATTACTAGCTATGAAATTCCAGCTAGAAAGGAAATCGAAACAGCGGCCAGGAATTTTCTTGATGCAATCACCGCTCCGGCTCTCAGGATGAGAAAGCAAAGAGCTGTGGAAGCAGCGCAAAAGCTGAGTGGGTTAATTTTAGCGCCTGTGGCAGATAAATTGGGAGAAAAACGGTTGGTGGTGGTGAGCGATCGCGCCCTGCACTACATCCCCTTTACCGCCCTTTCCCTCCCCGGAACTAACGAACCCCTCATCGTCAAACATGAAATCATCAACCTCCCTTCCGCTTCCACATTAGTGATTTTGCGCCAAGAAACTAGCCAACGTCCCCAAGCCTCCAAAACCCTCGCCGTCATTGCTGACCCCGTTTTCGGACCCAGTGACCCCCGGGTGCAAGGGGGGAGTAATAGCAATTCTCACCAGAGCAACTCAGCTCCCACCATTGTCAGCAACGCCGCCAGAGATGTGGGAATTAGCGGCGAACTTGCACGCCTCCCCAACACCCGCAATGAAGCCCAAAATATTCTCACTTTAGTGCCGGAAGCCGATAATTTCTCCGCCTTTGATTTTGCCGCCAACCGCCAAGCCGCCACCAGCGAGCAAATGGCGAATTATCAAATCCTCCACTTTGCCACCCACGGCTTTTTTAACAGTCAAAATCCCCAATTATCCGGCTTAGTTATGTCCTTAGTCGATGAAAAAGGGCAGCCCGTGGATGGATTTTTACGCCTCCATGACATCTACAACCTGAATCTCGCCGCCAACTTGGTAGTATTGAGTGCCTGTCAAACTGGCTTAGGTGAGGTAATTAAAGGAGAAGGAATATTCGGTTTAACGCGGGGATTTATGTACGCCGGGACACCGCGCCTCGTGGCTAGCCTGTGGAGTGTGGATGATGCCGCCACCGCCGCCCTAATGTCCAAATTCTACCGAGAAATGCTCCAAAACCAAATGCCCCCAGCGGCAGCGTTGCGATCGGCTCAGTTGGAAATGCTCCAATCAGAGCAATGGGACCTGCCCTATTACTGGGCCGCCTTTGGCTTCCAGGGCGAATGGCGGTGA
- a CDS encoding phosphoglucomutase/phosphomannomutase family protein has protein sequence MSVAPSQEIQFGTDGWRGIIAKDFTFANVRKVTRAIASYLETAYSKDRPVLVAYDTRFLADEFARTAAEILADLGWTVKIVDRDCPTPVIAYNARFLNSAGALMFTASHNPAPYCGIKYIPDYAGPATPEITDTIVANIPGASDAPGGGKNGDKISVFDPKPEYLKFIYTLLDVETIRRAKLKVKYDALYSTSRGYLDEVLAHCGCETESFHTWRDVLFGGGMPEPKGEQLEGLIAAVKDDRADLGLATDGDSDRFGVVDEQGNVLTPNTILLVLARHLMKNKGKKGAIVRTVATTHLLDNFAAKYGLTLYETAVGFKYVGEKMRETDVLIGGEESGGLSVIGHIPEKDGILADMLVAEAVAYEGKPLSQLVEEAIKEADGPLYNQRLDLHLTEAHKAAVLDYFPKNPHPSGGN, from the coding sequence ATGAGTGTAGCTCCGTCACAGGAAATTCAGTTTGGGACTGATGGATGGCGCGGTATTATTGCTAAGGATTTCACTTTCGCCAATGTGCGCAAGGTGACTCGGGCGATCGCCAGCTATTTGGAAACGGCTTATAGCAAAGACCGTCCCGTATTGGTGGCTTACGATACTCGCTTTCTCGCCGACGAGTTCGCCCGCACGGCGGCGGAAATCCTAGCAGATTTGGGCTGGACTGTCAAGATTGTTGACAGAGATTGCCCCACTCCGGTAATTGCTTATAATGCCCGCTTTCTCAATTCTGCCGGGGCTTTGATGTTTACTGCTAGTCACAACCCGGCTCCTTACTGCGGCATTAAGTATATCCCGGATTACGCCGGACCTGCCACCCCGGAAATTACCGATACTATTGTTGCCAATATCCCTGGGGCTTCTGATGCTCCGGGAGGGGGCAAAAATGGGGATAAAATCTCGGTTTTTGACCCGAAACCAGAGTATCTCAAGTTTATCTACACCCTGCTGGATGTAGAGACGATTCGCCGAGCTAAGCTGAAGGTGAAGTATGATGCTCTGTATTCTACTTCTCGGGGTTATCTCGATGAGGTTTTGGCTCACTGTGGTTGCGAAACTGAAAGTTTCCACACTTGGCGAGATGTACTGTTTGGCGGCGGAATGCCTGAACCCAAAGGGGAACAGCTCGAAGGTTTAATCGCAGCGGTGAAAGACGATCGGGCTGATTTGGGTTTGGCTACGGATGGCGATAGCGATCGCTTTGGCGTGGTGGACGAGCAGGGCAATGTCCTCACCCCCAACACGATTTTACTGGTGTTGGCCCGCCACTTGATGAAAAATAAGGGCAAAAAAGGGGCGATCGTCCGTACCGTCGCCACCACCCACCTCCTCGACAACTTCGCCGCCAAATACGGTTTAACCCTGTATGAAACAGCGGTGGGTTTCAAATACGTGGGCGAAAAAATGCGGGAAACCGACGTACTCATCGGCGGCGAAGAGTCCGGCGGTTTAAGCGTCATCGGACACATTCCCGAAAAAGATGGTATTCTTGCTGATATGCTCGTGGCAGAGGCTGTTGCCTATGAAGGCAAACCCCTCAGCCAACTGGTAGAAGAAGCCATCAAAGAAGCCGACGGCCCCCTATACAACCAACGTCTAGACCTGCACCTAACCGAAGCCCACAAAGCAGCAGTTTTAGACTATTTCCCCAAAAATCCCCACCCAAGTGGCGGGAATTAA
- a CDS encoding PIN domain-containing protein — translation MRRVLFDSDVLLDVLAERQPFFVASARALNAVTQPQVQGYISGHAVTNIFYILRRQVGRETARSAFIKFIAASSGC, via the coding sequence TTGAGGCGCGTATTATTCGATAGTGATGTTTTACTCGATGTTCTAGCTGAGCGCCAGCCATTTTTTGTGGCATCTGCACGGGCATTAAATGCCGTGACCCAACCGCAAGTACAGGGTTATATTTCAGGTCATGCGGTGACGAATATTTTCTATATTTTACGTCGTCAAGTTGGCAGGGAAACAGCCCGTTCAGCTTTTATCAAGTTTATTGCCGCATCTTCAGGTTGCTAG
- a CDS encoding PIN domain-containing protein, with amino-acid sequence MPHLQVASVTNQVIMAALQSSITDFEDAVTIEAATAAGVEVIVTRNTPDFATSTIPAVSPEEFLVMLSEEVD; translated from the coding sequence TTGCCGCATCTTCAGGTTGCTAGTGTGACAAATCAGGTAATTATGGCTGCATTGCAAAGCTCGATAACAGATTTTGAAGATGCTGTGACGATTGAAGCTGCAACCGCCGCAGGAGTAGAAGTTATCGTGACCCGAAATACACCTGATTTTGCCACTTCTACCATCCCAGCAGTATCACCAGAAGAATTTTTGGTTATGCTGTCCGAGGAAGTGGATTGA
- a CDS encoding Eco57I restriction-modification methylase domain-containing protein — protein sequence MKYLSQFPHVSAYYRSSPQYQNQISVVNGKKQGTDINLYKLFVEQCFNLLRPGGECGIVIPSGIYTDLGAKQLREILFGKTQVTGLFCFENRRAIFEGVDSRFKFVVLTFQKGGETQQFPAEFMRHDVADLSKFPNSESLSISVELVRRLSPDSISVMEFKGELDIHIAEKMARFPLLGEQIPGKWNLKLTREFDITNDSHFFQQSPGVGRLPLFTGKMFYQFERTNEQPIYWIDEQEGRKALLGRRDDEGQLMDYQGYRLVHRRIARNTDSRTMIAYITPPMVFTEVNSTTIKVIETGISNQEMLFICGLANSFVLDWVLRQKVSTTLNMFYIYQLPVPRLTAGDEYFDDIVSRAAKLICTAPEFDDLAKSVGIGSHKNGVTDAGERAKLRAELDGIIAHLYGLTESEFSHILGTFPIVDEAVKAAALAEFRRLG from the coding sequence TTGAAGTATCTCAGCCAGTTTCCCCATGTGAGTGCTTATTACCGCTCATCCCCACAATATCAGAATCAGATATCCGTTGTCAATGGCAAAAAGCAGGGAACGGACATTAATTTATATAAACTGTTTGTGGAGCAGTGTTTTAACCTGTTGCGTCCGGGGGGAGAATGTGGTATTGTTATCCCTAGCGGCATTTATACGGATTTAGGCGCTAAACAGTTGCGTGAAATACTGTTTGGCAAAACTCAGGTCACGGGTTTATTTTGCTTTGAAAACCGCCGCGCAATTTTTGAAGGGGTTGATAGTCGGTTTAAATTTGTGGTGTTGACGTTCCAGAAAGGGGGTGAAACCCAGCAGTTTCCAGCGGAATTTATGCGCCATGATGTGGCTGACTTGTCCAAGTTTCCCAATAGTGAGAGTTTATCTATCTCGGTGGAGTTGGTTCGGCGGTTATCTCCTGACTCTATCTCGGTGATGGAGTTTAAGGGTGAGCTGGATATCCATATTGCGGAAAAGATGGCTCGGTTTCCTTTGTTGGGGGAACAGATACCGGGTAAGTGGAATTTAAAGTTAACCCGCGAATTTGACATAACTAATGATAGTCATTTCTTCCAGCAGTCGCCGGGAGTGGGGCGTTTACCTTTATTTACAGGCAAAATGTTCTATCAATTTGAGCGGACAAATGAACAGCCCATATATTGGATAGATGAACAAGAAGGACGAAAAGCTCTTTTAGGTCGCCGCGATGATGAAGGGCAACTTATGGATTATCAGGGCTATCGTTTGGTTCACAGGCGGATTGCACGCAACACAGATTCCCGAACCATGATTGCCTATATCACACCGCCAATGGTATTTACAGAGGTTAACAGCACAACTATCAAGGTTATTGAAACTGGCATTAGTAACCAAGAGATGCTGTTTATCTGCGGTCTTGCTAACAGCTTTGTTCTTGATTGGGTACTTCGACAGAAAGTCAGTACAACGCTGAATATGTTCTATATCTACCAATTGCCAGTCCCTCGCCTGACTGCAGGGGATGAATATTTCGATGATATCGTGTCTAGAGCAGCCAAACTGATTTGCACGGCCCCGGAGTTTGATGATTTAGCGAAGTCTGTGGGTATCGGTTCCCATAAAAACGGTGTCACGGATGCGGGGGAACGGGCGAAGTTGCGGGCGGAGTTGGATGGGATAATTGCCCATTTGTACGGTTTAACCGAATCGGAGTTTAGCCATATTTTAGGCACATTTCCCATTGTGGATGAGGCGGTGAAGGCAGCGGCGTTGGCGGAGTTTCGGCGTTTGGGGTGA
- a CDS encoding Eco57I restriction-modification methylase domain-containing protein gives MGYIFEKYINQKEFGAYYTRNEITEYLCDRTINQLILDAVGLGVRKEETNININDIIANLDANTTRRLLLETLPNLTLLDPACGSGAFLVAAMQTLKYVYSALLGKIEHLRDNTLTAELEKIKKNHPSLDYFITKEIITHNLYGVDIMAEATEIAKLRLFLALVACAEKVEELEPLPNIDFNIMAGNSLIGLMEVQDTDYNGRHGQLSLFTKTYRQVLEEKNRLIADYRNATAYSDELQKLRDDIAGTKAESLPILNEILWDEFKKLKIKYEAAQLTGKPQKRDLDKEDIAALQPFHWGYEFDEIIQQRGGFDAIITNPPWEIFKPNAKEFFFSIATW, from the coding sequence TTGGGTTATATCTTTGAGAAGTACATCAACCAAAAGGAGTTTGGGGCTTATTATACCCGAAATGAGATTACCGAGTATTTGTGCGATCGAACGATTAATCAGCTTATTTTGGATGCTGTCGGGTTGGGGGTGAGGAAAGAAGAAACCAACATCAACATCAATGACATCATCGCCAACCTGGATGCGAATACTACCCGCCGCCTCCTGTTGGAAACTCTCCCTAACCTCACTCTATTAGACCCCGCTTGTGGTTCGGGAGCCTTCCTGGTGGCGGCGATGCAGACTCTTAAATATGTCTATAGCGCACTTCTGGGCAAAATTGAGCATCTGCGGGATAATACTCTTACCGCTGAATTGGAGAAAATCAAGAAAAATCACCCGTCTTTAGACTATTTCATCACTAAGGAGATTATCACCCACAATCTCTATGGGGTGGATATTATGGCGGAGGCGACGGAAATCGCTAAATTACGCCTGTTTCTGGCTTTAGTCGCCTGTGCGGAAAAGGTGGAAGAGTTGGAACCTTTGCCTAATATCGATTTTAACATCATGGCGGGTAATTCCCTGATTGGGTTGATGGAGGTGCAAGATACAGATTATAATGGGCGTCATGGTCAATTAAGTTTATTTACTAAAACTTACCGCCAAGTTTTAGAGGAGAAAAACCGCCTGATCGCCGATTACCGTAATGCTACCGCCTACAGTGATGAACTCCAGAAGCTGCGAGATGATATTGCTGGGACAAAAGCTGAGTCTCTACCGATTTTAAATGAGATTTTGTGGGATGAGTTCAAAAAGCTAAAAATCAAGTATGAAGCCGCACAACTGACGGGAAAACCGCAAAAGCGAGATTTGGATAAAGAAGATATTGCAGCTCTGCAACCTTTTCACTGGGGTTATGAGTTTGACGAAATTATTCAGCAGCGGGGTGGTTTTGATGCGATTATTACTAACCCACCTTGGGAAATCTTCAAGCCAAACGCTAAGGAGTTTTTCTTCAGTATAGCGACTTGGTGA
- a CDS encoding type II toxin-antitoxin system RelE/ParE family toxin yields MEAQPREIQIYITADGKNPFSDWRDSLRDNRAKAKISAKLNQVRLGNLGDYRSVGEGVCELRIDYGPGYRLYFGQIGTTIVLLLCGGDKSTQEQDIDKAIEYWQDYRRRDDA; encoded by the coding sequence ATGGAAGCACAACCAAGAGAAATTCAGATTTATATCACAGCAGATGGGAAAAACCCTTTCTCAGATTGGCGTGATTCTCTACGAGATAACAGAGCTAAAGCCAAAATTAGTGCCAAGCTCAACCAGGTCAGGCTCGGCAATTTGGGAGACTATCGCTCAGTTGGCGAAGGAGTATGCGAGTTAAGAATTGATTACGGCCCAGGATATCGATTATACTTTGGACAAATAGGCACAACCATAGTGCTGCTCTTGTGTGGTGGCGATAAAAGCACTCAAGAGCAAGACATTGATAAGGCTATAGAATACTGGCAAGATTATCGGAGGAGAGATGATGCCTAG
- a CDS encoding DNA-binding protein, protein MPRSVSYQETLIESLKNPEEAALYIEACLEEGDRAVLRLAIQDVIEAYRRMNKLSEKAQILHAKLDILLAERKEVEQLYYLSALLDELGFHLAVKVK, encoded by the coding sequence ATGCCTAGGAGTGTAAGTTATCAAGAAACACTGATTGAATCTTTAAAAAATCCTGAAGAAGCAGCCCTGTATATTGAGGCTTGTTTAGAAGAAGGCGATCGGGCAGTATTACGGTTAGCCATCCAAGATGTTATCGAGGCTTACCGCCGCATGAATAAGTTATCAGAAAAAGCCCAAATTCTCCATGCAAAACTTGATATATTGTTGGCAGAGAGAAAGGAGGTAGAGCAACTTTATTACCTGAGTGCTTTACTGGATGAGTTGGGATTTCATCTGGCAGTAAAAGTCAAGTAG
- a CDS encoding C-terminal helicase domain-containing protein, with protein MSPKFFQKKLGEHLRSDAEALTQIIRESGDWQVKTDQKLAALVTLVTETHPQEKILIFSQFADTVRYLTVQLQAMGIAGVAGVTGDTKNPTAISWQFSPESSNKRSEVQREDELRILICTDILSEGHNLQDAAIIVNYDLPWAIIRLIQRAGRIDRIGQKSDKILCYSFLPAEGVEEIIKLRSRLRQRLRENAEVVGTDEVFFEDENHDEVILDLYHEKSGILDDENTEGEVDLLSEAYQIWKNAVEADPSLQEKIENLPDVVYATKPHQPDKWKPEGVLLYMRTEEGNDSLVWVDADGNSVSQSQVEILRAAACTPDTRSLPRRANHHELVKIGGELIAQEEKSLGGQLGRKTGARYRTYHRLESYIKELKDGNLAAELKKVLEQMYKYPLRQGAIDSLNRQLRSGISDPSLAELVLNFHQDNRLCLIPEEGDKPQSAKIICSLGLSGG; from the coding sequence TTGTCGCCTAAGTTTTTCCAGAAGAAGCTAGGGGAACATTTGCGATCGGACGCGGAAGCTCTCACCCAGATTATCCGAGAAAGCGGTGATTGGCAAGTGAAAACCGACCAAAAACTCGCCGCTTTGGTGACATTAGTCACAGAAACTCACCCCCAGGAAAAAATCCTGATTTTTAGCCAGTTCGCCGATACTGTACGCTATTTAACTGTGCAGTTGCAAGCAATGGGAATTGCTGGGGTAGCGGGTGTGACTGGGGATACAAAAAACCCAACGGCGATTTCTTGGCAGTTTTCGCCTGAAAGCAGCAATAAACGCTCAGAAGTGCAGCGAGAAGATGAGCTGCGCATCCTTATTTGTACCGATATTCTCAGCGAGGGTCATAACTTGCAAGATGCGGCGATTATTGTCAATTATGATTTGCCTTGGGCGATTATTCGGTTGATTCAACGTGCGGGACGGATTGACCGCATTGGCCAAAAATCGGACAAGATTCTCTGCTATTCGTTTTTACCTGCGGAAGGGGTGGAGGAGATTATTAAATTGCGCTCCCGCCTCCGCCAGCGGTTGCGGGAAAATGCGGAAGTGGTGGGCACTGATGAGGTATTTTTTGAAGATGAAAATCACGACGAGGTGATTTTAGATTTATATCACGAAAAATCTGGGATTTTGGATGATGAAAACACCGAGGGTGAAGTTGATTTGCTCTCGGAAGCGTACCAAATTTGGAAAAATGCCGTTGAGGCTGACCCATCTTTACAGGAAAAAATCGAAAATCTGCCCGATGTGGTGTATGCAACCAAACCTCATCAACCCGATAAGTGGAAACCGGAAGGGGTTTTATTGTATATGCGCACAGAGGAGGGCAATGATTCCCTGGTGTGGGTGGATGCGGATGGTAATAGTGTGAGTCAGTCTCAGGTAGAAATTCTCCGAGCTGCTGCTTGTACACCGGATACGCGATCGCTTCCCCGACGGGCCAATCATCACGAGTTGGTGAAAATTGGTGGCGAACTAATTGCCCAAGAGGAGAAAAGTCTGGGGGGACAGTTGGGACGAAAAACTGGGGCTCGTTATCGCACTTATCACCGTTTGGAGAGTTATATTAAGGAACTGAAAGATGGGAATTTGGCGGCTGAGTTGAAAAAGGTGCTAGAACAGATGTATAAATATCCCTTGCGTCAGGGGGCGATCGACTCTCTTAACCGCCAACTTAGAAGCGGTATTTCTGACCCATCCCTCGCGGAATTAGTCCTCAACTTCCACCAGGATAATCGTCTCTGTCTCATCCCGGAAGAGGGCGACAAACCCCAGTCCGCTAAAATCATCTGTTCTCTGGGTTTATCTGGCGGTTGA